The following is a genomic window from Flavobacterium crassostreae.
TGACTTCCATTAAGCCAATTATTCCTAAAGATAAAGGGTCTTTGGTGATGCTATACACCTGCCATTCAATCACAATAAATTGCATAGACCAGGCAAAAACCATCGCAAAACGCATTACTAAAAATAAGGAAAACTCTCTAAAACGTAAGGCAGCGTAGGGGTCTTTTTTGGGTAGTTTGTTGGCACTCATTCTTGAATTTCTTTTAGTCTTAATTGGGTTGTAGTCTTGCCATTCCATTGGTTTTCATCAATACAATATGCCGCCTGGAAAGGACTTTGATTTTTGGTAAGGTTTATTTTTGGGCCTAAACCAAAACCTATTGCAGCAATTCCTGGGGAGTTGTTTTGTTTGACAAAAAGCCGCAAATGTTCATTATTTTTTCCCATGGTTTTTGGATAGCCGGTATCTATAATGTTTTTGCTCCAAAAAACTGGAGTTCTGTTCTGAGGGCCAAAAGGCTCAAATTGTTTTAGAATTCGGAATAACTTGGGCGTAATGTCTGTAAATTGAATTTCGGCATCTATTTCGATTTCTTGCGTAAGCATTTCGGGCAAGATGGTTTTTTGTACTTGTTTTTCAAATGCGGCTTTAAATGCAGGATAGTTTTCAGGAAGTATAGTCATTCCTGCGGCATACATATGGCCTCCAAACTGATCTAAATACTCTGAGCAAGCTTCTAGCGCATTATAAACATCAAATCCTTTTACAGATCGTGCCGAGGCGGCGTATTTGTCTCCACTTTTGGTAAAAACTAAAGTAGGGCGGTAATGGGTTTCTATCAATCTAGAGGCTACAATACCAATGACACCTTTGTGCCAATCTTCCTGAAAAACCACAGTAGTAAACCTATTGGTTTCTTTATTGTCTTCTATTTGAGTGAGTGCCTCTTGGGTTATTTGTCGGTCCAATTCTTTCCGATAGGAGTTGTATTGTTCAATTTGGGAAGCAAATAGTTGGGCTTGTTCCAAATTAAATTCGGTCAATAATTCTACTGCCCGATTGCCATGTTGTATCCGTCCTGCTGCATTGATTCTGGGCGCTAACACAAAAACAACATCGGTTATGTCTATGGGGTGTTTTTTTATCTGAGAGACCAAGGCTTTAATTCCGGGTCTTGGATTGGTGTTGATCACTTGTAGTCCATAGTAAGCCAACACCCGATTCTCGCCAGTCATCGGTACAATATCTGCTGCAATAGCGGTTGCTACTAAATCTAGATATGGGGTCAAATCGGCACTTGTTTCTCCTTTATTGCTACCCAAAGCTTGTATCAATTTAAAGCCTACGCCGCAGCCACAGAGTTCCTCATAGGGATAGTTGCAATCGGCTCTTTTGGGATCCAATACCGCAACGGCTTCGGGGAGTTGGTCTCCTGGTCTGTGGTGGTCACAAATAATAAAATCAATCTGTTTGGCTTTTGCGTAAGCAACCATATCTATGGATTTGATACCGCAATCCAAAGCAATGATTAGGCTAAAACCATTGTCATGGGCAAAATCAATACCTTTATAAGAGATGCCATATCCTTCTAGATACCGATCTGGAATATAAGTGGCAACATCCGGATAATAGGATTTTAAGTAAGAAGATACTAACGAAACAGCTGTGGTGCCATCTACGTCATAATCTCCAAAAACCAGTATGCGTTCTTGTTTGGCAATTGCTAATTCAATTCGGGCAACAGCTTTGTCCATGTCTTTCATCAAGAACGGATCATGAAGGTGGCTCAGAGAGGGCCGAAAAAAATCTTTGGCTTGATCAAAAGTGGATATGCCTCGTTGTACCAGTAGGTTAGCTACAAAATCTTCCACATTTAAGGCAGCAGCTAGTTGGGCAACAGTCTCTTTGGGAGGTTTTGGTTTTAGGGTCCAACGCATGGTTTAGGATTTCAAGTTTTATTTTTTTTGGTAAAAAAAAGCAGGGTCTGATTGGTTTATTTTAACGCCAAAGCATCTGCTTCAAAGTGTAGCCCATCCCATCCAGTAAGCATAAAATTCCGGATATTTTGATGGTCTGTTCCGTTGGGGTGGTTTAGAACATCTTCAAAATAATAGGCTCCAAAACAGGCTAGGGTTTGGTCTAGAGAGAGTTGTTGTGCTTTTGCAAAAGCGAACAATTTACAAGAGCCAGAGTTTTGTCCAGCGGCATTGTGTAGGGTTCCGTTTTGAAAAGCGGTAGGGGTAAAGGTATACTTATCTTCAATCACTGCCATAGTATCTGCAAAGACAATTGTTTTAGGGTTTTGTTTTAGGGTAGTGAGGTAGGTAGATAATGTCATGATGCAGTGTTTTGGGTATCGTTTTGATTGGAGAATTTACTTTTTTTGGCTTCTTTAACAAATGGTTTGCCGGCTAGAACCACTACAATTTCGCCTCGAGGGGCAGTTTTTTCAAAA
Proteins encoded in this region:
- the recJ gene encoding single-stranded-DNA-specific exonuclease RecJ, whose amino-acid sequence is MRWTLKPKPPKETVAQLAAALNVEDFVANLLVQRGISTFDQAKDFFRPSLSHLHDPFLMKDMDKAVARIELAIAKQERILVFGDYDVDGTTAVSLVSSYLKSYYPDVATYIPDRYLEGYGISYKGIDFAHDNGFSLIIALDCGIKSIDMVAYAKAKQIDFIICDHHRPGDQLPEAVAVLDPKRADCNYPYEELCGCGVGFKLIQALGSNKGETSADLTPYLDLVATAIAADIVPMTGENRVLAYYGLQVINTNPRPGIKALVSQIKKHPIDITDVVFVLAPRINAAGRIQHGNRAVELLTEFNLEQAQLFASQIEQYNSYRKELDRQITQEALTQIEDNKETNRFTTVVFQEDWHKGVIGIVASRLIETHYRPTLVFTKSGDKYAASARSVKGFDVYNALEACSEYLDQFGGHMYAAGMTILPENYPAFKAAFEKQVQKTILPEMLTQEIEIDAEIQFTDITPKLFRILKQFEPFGPQNRTPVFWSKNIIDTGYPKTMGKNNEHLRLFVKQNNSPGIAAIGFGLGPKINLTKNQSPFQAAYCIDENQWNGKTTTQLRLKEIQE
- a CDS encoding HopJ type III effector protein, with the protein product MTLSTYLTTLKQNPKTIVFADTMAVIEDKYTFTPTAFQNGTLHNAAGQNSGSCKLFAFAKAQQLSLDQTLACFGAYYFEDVLNHPNGTDHQNIRNFMLTGWDGLHFEADALALK